A genomic segment from Stappia indica encodes:
- the yidD gene encoding membrane protein insertion efficiency factor YidD translates to MCTGRPAHDSTGKDAPGVPARIGLLLIRIYQLTLSAFIGRSCRYAPSCSGYTADAITRYGLWAGSWMGFARLQRCRPGGGSGFDPIPEHLPERARWYLPWRYGQWTADHIDPATRLD, encoded by the coding sequence ATGTGTACTGGTCGGCCCGCCCACGACAGCACGGGCAAGGACGCACCCGGCGTGCCCGCGCGCATCGGTCTGCTGCTGATCCGCATCTACCAGCTGACCCTGTCGGCCTTTATCGGCCGCTCCTGCCGCTATGCGCCGAGTTGCTCGGGATACACGGCCGATGCCATCACCCGCTACGGATTGTGGGCCGGAAGCTGGATGGGTTTTGCGCGCCTGCAGCGCTGCCGGCCCGGCGGCGGCAGCGGTTTCGACCCGATTCCCGAGCACCTGCCGGAGAGGGCCAGATGGTATCTGCCGTGGCGCTACGGGCAGTGGACGGCGGACCATATCGACCCTGCGACGCGGCTCGATTGA
- a CDS encoding iron-sulfur cluster assembly scaffold protein, with amino-acid sequence MLDDIYNSKILELAGNIPCLGRLDAPDASAKAHSKLCGSTVVVDLKMQEGVVTDFAQDVKACALGQASAAIVARHIKGATLDELREARDAVLAMLKENGPPPSGRFAEAAVLQPVRDFKARHASTMLAFEAVVEAAEQIEARRAA; translated from the coding sequence ATGCTCGACGACATCTACAACTCGAAGATCCTCGAACTCGCCGGCAACATCCCCTGCCTTGGCCGTCTCGACGCACCCGATGCCTCCGCGAAGGCGCATTCCAAGTTGTGCGGCTCGACGGTGGTTGTCGACCTGAAAATGCAAGAAGGAGTTGTGACCGATTTCGCGCAGGACGTCAAAGCCTGCGCGCTCGGTCAGGCGTCCGCTGCCATCGTGGCGCGGCATATCAAGGGCGCGACGCTGGACGAGTTGCGCGAGGCGCGCGATGCGGTGCTGGCCATGCTGAAGGAAAACGGGCCGCCGCCGAGCGGACGTTTTGCCGAGGCGGCCGTGCTGCAGCCGGTGCGCGACTTCAAGGCTCGCCACGCCTCCACAATGCTGGCCTTCGAGGCGGTGGTGGAAGCCGCCGAGCAGATCGAGGCGCGGCGCGCGGCCTGA
- the folE gene encoding GTP cyclohydrolase I FolE, whose translation MDAILKPVTTRDDTAAATRPRPSREEVEAAVRTLLAWTGDDPEREGLLDTPKRVAKAYEEIFSGYFQDPAEHLKRTFEDVGGYDDIVLVRGIPFFSHCEHHMLPFVGEAHVAYYPSEGVVGLSKIARVIDIFAKRLQTQENLTAQVVDAIDTHLAPRGIAVMIEAEHQCMTMRGVQKQGVTTITTQFTGVFRDDPSEQVRFMSLVRGGRRD comes from the coding sequence ATGGATGCCATCTTGAAGCCGGTCACGACCCGCGACGACACTGCGGCGGCAACCCGCCCCCGCCCGTCCCGCGAGGAAGTGGAAGCGGCCGTGCGCACACTGCTTGCCTGGACCGGAGACGATCCCGAGCGCGAGGGGCTGCTCGACACGCCCAAGCGCGTCGCCAAGGCGTATGAAGAAATTTTCTCCGGCTACTTCCAGGACCCGGCAGAACACCTGAAGCGCACCTTCGAGGATGTCGGCGGCTATGACGACATCGTGCTCGTGCGCGGCATCCCGTTCTTCTCGCATTGCGAGCATCACATGCTGCCCTTCGTCGGCGAGGCGCATGTCGCCTACTATCCGTCGGAAGGCGTCGTCGGCCTGTCGAAGATCGCGCGCGTGATCGACATCTTCGCCAAGCGCCTGCAGACGCAGGAGAACCTGACGGCCCAGGTCGTCGATGCGATCGATACGCATCTTGCTCCGCGCGGCATCGCCGTGATGATCGAGGCCGAGCACCAGTGCATGACCATGCGCGGCGTGCAGAAGCAGGGCGTTACGACCATCACCACCCAGTTCACCGGCGTGTTCCGGGACGATCCCAGCGAGCAGGTCCGCTTCATGAGCCTGGTTCGCGGCGGCCGTCGCGACTGA
- the hisI gene encoding phosphoribosyl-AMP cyclohydrolase yields MTDIRFAGRGDKNELENGTVFQPKFDADGLIACVVTDADDGTVLMVGYMNAEALARTIETGEAWYWSRSRQEYWKKGGTSGQVQQVVELLTDCDQDALVMKVRVAGNGATCHVGYRSCFYRRIVSGRDGSVGLEQAGGERVYDPKDVYGG; encoded by the coding sequence ATGACGGACATTCGCTTCGCCGGGCGCGGCGACAAGAACGAGCTGGAAAACGGTACCGTTTTCCAGCCGAAGTTCGATGCCGACGGGCTCATCGCCTGTGTCGTCACCGATGCCGACGACGGCACGGTGCTGATGGTCGGATACATGAATGCCGAGGCTCTCGCCCGCACCATCGAGACGGGCGAGGCCTGGTACTGGAGCCGGTCCCGCCAGGAATACTGGAAGAAGGGCGGCACCTCCGGCCAGGTCCAGCAGGTCGTCGAACTCCTCACCGACTGCGACCAGGATGCCCTGGTCATGAAGGTGCGCGTTGCCGGCAATGGCGCCACCTGCCATGTCGGCTACCGGTCGTGCTTCTATCGCCGCATCGTCTCGGGCAGGGACGGCAGCGTCGGTCTGGAACAGGCCGGCGGCGAGCGGGTCTACGATCCCAAGGACGTCTACGGCGGCTGA
- a CDS encoding DUF2000 domain-containing protein — MSIKPVIILSDSLPVGLKANFAAVLGMSLGRFEPALVGADTPTNDGVVLAGITRVALPVLGAPQEELPVLFTEAEGLPVRLAYMRAAFEARDYEDYSHRIAAAPLAGHTPQAILLAGPRKAVDRICGRLPLLR, encoded by the coding sequence ATGTCGATCAAGCCTGTAATCATTCTGTCCGACAGCCTGCCGGTCGGGCTGAAGGCCAATTTCGCTGCTGTGCTGGGGATGAGCCTCGGCCGGTTCGAGCCTGCTCTCGTTGGAGCGGACACGCCAACGAATGACGGTGTCGTTCTTGCCGGAATCACGAGGGTGGCGCTGCCGGTGCTCGGTGCCCCGCAAGAAGAACTGCCCGTCCTCTTCACGGAGGCCGAGGGCCTGCCGGTTCGCCTTGCCTATATGCGCGCGGCCTTCGAGGCGAGAGACTACGAGGACTATTCGCACCGCATCGCAGCCGCACCGCTTGCCGGCCACACGCCGCAGGCGATCCTGCTGGCCGGGCCGCGCAAGGCGGTCGACCGGATCTGCGGCAGGTTGCCGCTGTTGCGGTAG
- a CDS encoding AraC family transcriptional regulator: protein MRANRYHHLGWHHGIELFEAAFSTQTFARHAHAGFAIGAIAEGAGGYVCRGESMILPAGTLSLMNPEEPHTGHAAAGRVRYNMLYASEDAVREILGLSQLRGFAEIAPRDRAQVLTQALGVLAARLNAAKGPDWRLAAEEAIHQVLACAFSLHGRTELRPAGRETAAIRRLRERIAAGVEAGESLTLQELSAEAGLAPSYLVRSVAKVTGMTPHAHVLQRRVDFARQLLLDGMRAAEAAVAAGFCDQGHMIRQFRRHYGVTPGALIRHC, encoded by the coding sequence ATGCGGGCAAACCGCTACCATCATCTCGGCTGGCATCACGGAATCGAACTGTTCGAGGCCGCCTTCAGTACCCAGACGTTCGCGCGGCACGCCCATGCCGGCTTTGCCATCGGCGCCATCGCCGAGGGCGCGGGTGGATATGTCTGTCGCGGCGAGAGCATGATCCTTCCTGCAGGCACGCTGTCCTTGATGAACCCGGAAGAGCCTCATACCGGCCATGCCGCGGCCGGGCGCGTCCGCTACAACATGCTCTATGCGAGCGAGGATGCGGTTCGCGAGATCCTGGGTCTGTCGCAACTGCGCGGCTTTGCGGAGATTGCGCCGCGCGACCGGGCCCAGGTTCTGACGCAGGCGCTGGGCGTGCTGGCCGCAAGGCTGAACGCGGCCAAGGGGCCCGACTGGCGATTGGCGGCAGAAGAAGCAATCCACCAGGTGCTCGCCTGTGCCTTTTCCCTGCACGGGCGGACCGAGCTGCGACCTGCAGGGCGGGAGACTGCGGCGATCCGCAGGCTCAGGGAGCGCATCGCGGCCGGCGTGGAGGCGGGGGAGAGCCTGACGCTTCAGGAACTGTCGGCCGAAGCCGGTCTTGCGCCGTCCTATCTGGTGCGCAGCGTCGCGAAAGTGACCGGCATGACACCGCACGCGCATGTCTTGCAGCGCCGTGTCGATTTCGCTCGGCAGCTGTTGCTGGATGGTATGCGTGCGGCAGAAGCGGCGGTGGCCGCCGGCTTTTGCGACCAGGGCCACATGATCCGGCAGTTCCGGCGGCACTACGGGGTCACGCCGGGCGCCCTGATCCGTCACTGCTAG
- a CDS encoding CBS domain-containing protein, whose translation MTVASILNEKGRDVVTEHAETTMREICAILGAKRIGAIVITDGKGAIRGIISERDVVRAISQDGTDALDKPASAYMTAKVVTCQATETVNTVMARMTGGRFRHVPVVKDGKLDGLISIGDVVKHRIAQIEREAEDMRNYIAMT comes from the coding sequence ATGACGGTCGCATCAATTCTCAACGAGAAGGGGCGGGACGTGGTGACGGAGCATGCCGAGACGACGATGCGCGAGATTTGCGCGATTCTCGGAGCCAAGCGCATCGGCGCCATCGTCATCACCGACGGCAAGGGTGCCATTCGCGGGATCATTTCCGAGCGCGATGTGGTCCGCGCGATCTCGCAGGACGGGACCGATGCGCTCGACAAGCCGGCCTCGGCTTACATGACCGCCAAAGTCGTGACCTGCCAGGCTACGGAAACCGTGAACACCGTCATGGCGCGCATGACCGGAGGGCGCTTCCGTCACGTACCCGTGGTCAAGGACGGCAAGCTGGACGGATTGATCTCCATCGGCGACGTGGTCAAGCATCGCATCGCGCAGATCGAGCGCGAGGCGGAGGACATGCGCAACTATATCGCCATGACGTGA
- a CDS encoding rhomboid family intramembrane serine protease: protein MHEPRPLEIYDQGPPPSEPVFNLPKVVTWLSLVLIGVHLADTYLLSRDLRYEVLLAFSFLPARYLPDAVALYQLPGGEPAKAWTFLTYAFLHGGWGHLFVNVMWMAVFGSAVARRFGTARFLVLSAVCAVAGAALHLALHFGETVPMIGASAAISGQMAAATRFVFDMGGPLGAMRRTDEFAYRIPASGMAATLANPRAMMFLLVWFGINFLFGIISLPIAGEGGSVAWEAHIGGFVAGFLLFSLFDPVPRRR from the coding sequence ATGCACGAACCCAGACCTTTAGAGATTTACGATCAGGGCCCGCCGCCGTCGGAGCCGGTCTTCAACCTGCCGAAAGTGGTGACCTGGCTGTCGCTGGTGCTGATCGGCGTGCATCTGGCGGACACGTATCTGTTGTCGAGAGACCTGCGATACGAAGTCCTGCTCGCCTTCTCGTTCCTGCCGGCACGCTACCTGCCGGACGCGGTCGCCCTGTATCAGTTGCCGGGCGGCGAACCGGCAAAGGCCTGGACCTTTCTCACCTATGCCTTCCTGCATGGGGGATGGGGGCACCTCTTCGTCAATGTGATGTGGATGGCGGTCTTCGGGTCTGCGGTCGCCCGGCGCTTCGGTACGGCGCGGTTCCTGGTGCTCTCCGCCGTCTGCGCCGTGGCCGGCGCTGCGCTGCACCTGGCGCTGCACTTCGGCGAGACGGTGCCGATGATCGGGGCTTCGGCCGCGATCTCCGGCCAGATGGCGGCTGCGACGCGCTTCGTCTTCGACATGGGCGGGCCGCTCGGCGCGATGCGGCGGACGGATGAGTTCGCTTACCGTATCCCTGCCTCCGGCATGGCCGCGACGCTCGCCAACCCCCGGGCGATGATGTTCCTGCTGGTCTGGTTCGGCATCAACTTCCTGTTCGGCATCATCTCCCTGCCGATCGCCGGGGAGGGCGGTAGCGTCGCCTGGGAAGCCCATATCGGCGGGTTCGTCGCCGGTTTTCTGTTGTTTTCCCTGTTCGATCCGGTGCCGCGCCGCCGGTAG